One genomic window of Solanum dulcamara chromosome 10, daSolDulc1.2, whole genome shotgun sequence includes the following:
- the LOC129871750 gene encoding uncharacterized protein LOC129871750: MEVIAIVLTVLFSVFFVTYNLLCCLCTGRGGGRMKQPPKKITTSIGSHATRDGNMVVLAREGGVVVGTATASGVMTKDNKRDRDNNISGGSGAAAVGGVNGTDNSGTNHGCCCGGGDSGGGGCGGCGGCGG; encoded by the coding sequence ATGGAGGTAATCGCTATTGTGTTGACTGTGTTGTTTTCTGTGTTTTTCGTAACTTACAATTTGTTATGCTGCCTGTGTACCGGTCGAGGAGGAGGTAGGATGAAGCAGCCACCAAAAAAGATCACCACTAGCATCGGTAGCCATGCCACACGTGATGGGAATATGGTTGTTTTGGCTAGAGAGGGTGGTGTGGTAGTTGGCACGGCTACAGCTAGTGGTGTCATGACTAAGGACAATAAACGTGATCGTGATAATAATATTAGTGGTGGTAGTGGAGCTGCGGCAGTTGGAGGTGTTAATGGGACGGATAATTCGGGTACGAACCACGGGTGTTGTTGTGGCGGTGGTgatagtggtggtggtggttgcGGTGGTTGTGGGGGATGTGGAGGTTAG